One Isoptericola dokdonensis DS-3 genomic window, TTGGAGACGATCTTGGACGTGACGACGACGACGTCCCCCTCGGCCAGGGCGTCGCCCGACCGGGCGGCGTCGGCGGCCAGGAGGTCGCCGACCAGCGCCGCGAGGTCGTCGCCGGGGCGCACCTCCCCCAGGCCGGACGGCGCCCACAGGCTCAGGCGGGCTTCGCCCAGCACCTCGGGACGCTCCGGGACGGTCACCGGACGAGCTTCGGCAGCACCTCGCGACCGAAGACCTCGATCCACTCCCGCTGGTTGCGCCCGACGTTGTGCAGGTAGATGCGGTCGAAGCCGAGGTCGACGTACTTCTGGATGGCGGCGCGGTGCTCGTCCGGGTCGGCCGAGATCACCATGCGGCCCTCGAAGTCCTCGGGGCGCACCAGCTTGGCCATCTGCGCGAAGTCGTGCGGCGAGCGGATGTCCGCCTTGGGGAACTTCATGCCACCGTTCGGCCACTCCGTCATGGCGTTCGCGAGCGCCTCCTCGTCCGTCTCCGCCCACGACATGTGCACCTGGAGCACCTTGGGCATGCCCTCGGGGTCGCGGCCGGACTCCTTGACGCCGGCGTCGAAGCGGCCGAAGAGCATCTCGATCTTCTCCAGCGGCGCGCCGACGGTGATGAGGCCGTCGGCGTGCTTGCCCGCACGCTTGGCGGTGATCGGGCCCGCCGTGGCCACCAGGATCTCGGGGGCGACCTCCGGCATGGTCCACAGCCGGGTGGACTCCAGCTTGAAGAACTGCCCCGAGTGCTTGACGTCCTTGCCCTCCAGGCCGGACGCGAAGAGCTTCTTGATGACGTCGATCGCCTCGAACATGCGGTTGATGCGCTCCGGCGCCTCGGGCCAGTAGCCCGCGGTGACGTGCTCGTTGAGGGCCTCACCGGAGCCGAGGCCGAGCC contains:
- a CDS encoding TIGR03557 family F420-dependent LLM class oxidoreductase; its protein translation is MAPDLTIGYAAMLEQFHPTDVVALSAYAEEHGFSGVMAADHFQPWVPQQGEAAFVWNVLSALGERTRGDLGPGVTCPSFRFHPAVVAQASATLAAMYPGRHWLGLGSGEALNEHVTAGYWPEAPERINRMFEAIDVIKKLFASGLEGKDVKHSGQFFKLESTRLWTMPEVAPEILVATAGPITAKRAGKHADGLITVGAPLEKIEMLFGRFDAGVKESGRDPEGMPKVLQVHMSWAETDEEALANAMTEWPNGGMKFPKADIRSPHDFAQMAKLVRPEDFEGRMVISADPDEHRAAIQKYVDLGFDRIYLHNVGRNQREWIEVFGREVLPKLVR